CGCGGCGCCGACGCCGCCGTAGATCAGCGGCAGCTCCACGTTCTGGGCCGCGGTCAGGCGCGGCAGCAGGTTGAAGGTCTGGAAGACGAAACCGATCTCCCGGTTGCGCACGGCCGCCAGGGCGTCGTCGTCCATCTCGGCCACGGCCGTGCCGTTCAGCACGTAGCTGCCCGAGCTGGGCGTGTCCAGGCAGCCGATGAGGTTCATGAGGGTCGACTTGCCGGAACCGCTGGCCCCCATGATCGCCACGTACTCGCCCTTGCGGATCTCGAGGTCCACGCCGTCGACGGCGCGGACCTCCTCGGTGCCCACCTGGTAGACGCGCATCAGGTCGGTGACGCGGATCAG
This portion of the bacterium genome encodes:
- a CDS encoding ABC transporter ATP-binding protein → LIRVTDLMRVYQVGTEEVRAVDGVDLEIRKGEYVAIMGASGSGKSTLMNLIGCLDTPSSGSYVLNGTAVAEMDDDALAAVRNREIGFVFQTFNLLPRLTAAQNVELPLIYGGVGAAERRDRVAAVMAQVGLTDRAAHQPNEMSGGQRQRVAIARALVCRPSLILADEPTGNLDSTTSEEIMSVLDGLHAGGNTILVVTHEEDIAAHARRIIRLRDGRIESDAPNPPRRSAAV